The following proteins are encoded in a genomic region of Desulfocurvibacter africanus subsp. africanus DSM 2603:
- a CDS encoding molybdopterin biosynthesis protein — MERNIYLHTVPLTQAVETLKAALDREALVGREDVDTQDAAGRVLAGPVFARYSSPTFHSAAMDGIAVRAKETFAAREGSPVRLRLGQGYAPVNTGHPLPAGFDAVVMIENVVQEGEDTVALEAPAFPMQHVRRIGEDIVATELLMPQGRRISAYDLGALLSAGIWQVEAFEPVRLAFIPTGDEVLDFMQRPEPKAGQVVESNSVMLCALARSWGLEARRVPPVPDNLEALEAAARQALDSDAHIVVIGAGSSAGSKDYTRTVMERVGRVLVHGVAAMPGKPSLLGVAQNGKLLVGAPGYPVSAVICFEELVRPLAAWLGRFDAPERAGLDVELTRKVPSKLGTEEFVRLAVGRVGQRWVATPLARGAGMITTLTRAQAMTRVPEQLEGLEAGATVRAELLAPMAELDRTLVIVGSHDNTLDLLANELMGLAEPVRMSSTHVGSMGGINALKGGLALCAGAHLFDPETGDFNFPFLAKYVPDQDITTVNLAIRHQGLILAKGNPKFIKGVADLAREDVRFINRQRGAGTRILLDHHLKTAGIKPEQVCGYDKEEFTHMAVAVNVLTGAADCGLGIYAAAKALDLDFVELARERYDLLIPTRFLDDPRIAALLAMVRSPEFQAKIRGLGGYETNLTGQIMRPGMGLEG, encoded by the coding sequence GTGGAGCGCAACATCTATCTGCATACCGTGCCCCTGACCCAGGCCGTGGAAACGCTCAAGGCCGCTCTGGACCGCGAGGCGCTGGTGGGCCGCGAGGACGTGGACACCCAAGACGCCGCCGGCCGGGTCCTGGCCGGGCCGGTGTTCGCCCGCTACTCCTCGCCCACCTTCCACAGCGCGGCCATGGACGGCATCGCTGTGCGCGCCAAGGAGACCTTCGCGGCCCGCGAGGGCTCGCCCGTGCGCCTGCGCCTCGGCCAGGGCTACGCGCCCGTGAACACGGGCCACCCGCTGCCGGCGGGCTTCGACGCCGTGGTCATGATCGAGAACGTGGTCCAGGAAGGCGAGGACACGGTGGCCTTGGAAGCCCCGGCCTTTCCCATGCAGCACGTGCGGCGCATCGGCGAGGACATCGTGGCCACGGAGCTGCTCATGCCGCAGGGCCGCAGGATCTCGGCCTACGACCTGGGCGCGCTGCTCTCGGCCGGCATCTGGCAGGTCGAGGCCTTCGAGCCCGTCCGCCTGGCCTTCATCCCCACGGGCGACGAGGTACTCGACTTCATGCAGCGGCCCGAACCCAAGGCCGGACAGGTGGTGGAAAGCAACTCGGTCATGCTCTGCGCCCTGGCCCGCTCCTGGGGCCTTGAAGCCCGGCGCGTGCCGCCCGTGCCCGACAACCTGGAAGCCCTGGAAGCCGCCGCGCGCCAGGCCCTGGATTCCGACGCGCATATCGTGGTCATCGGCGCGGGTTCCTCGGCCGGCAGCAAGGACTACACGCGCACGGTCATGGAGCGCGTGGGCCGGGTGCTCGTGCACGGCGTGGCGGCCATGCCCGGCAAGCCGTCGCTGCTCGGCGTGGCGCAAAACGGCAAGCTCCTGGTGGGCGCGCCCGGCTACCCCGTGAGCGCGGTCATCTGTTTCGAGGAGCTGGTGCGGCCCTTGGCGGCCTGGCTCGGCCGCTTCGACGCTCCGGAGCGCGCCGGGCTCGACGTGGAGCTGACGCGCAAGGTCCCCTCCAAGCTCGGCACCGAGGAGTTCGTGCGTCTGGCCGTTGGCCGCGTGGGCCAGCGCTGGGTGGCCACTCCGCTGGCGCGCGGCGCGGGCATGATCACCACGCTCACCCGCGCCCAGGCCATGACCCGCGTGCCCGAACAGCTCGAAGGACTGGAAGCCGGGGCGACCGTGCGCGCCGAACTGCTTGCGCCCATGGCCGAGCTGGATCGCACGCTGGTGATCGTGGGCAGCCACGACAACACCCTGGACCTGCTGGCCAACGAGCTCATGGGCCTGGCTGAGCCCGTGCGCATGTCCTCGACCCACGTGGGCAGCATGGGCGGCATCAATGCTCTCAAGGGTGGCTTGGCTTTATGCGCCGGCGCTCACCTCTTCGATCCCGAAACCGGGGATTTCAACTTCCCGTTCCTCGCCAAATACGTCCCGGACCAGGACATCACGACCGTGAACCTGGCCATCCGCCACCAGGGCCTTATCCTGGCCAAGGGCAACCCGAAGTTCATCAAGGGCGTGGCCGACCTGGCCCGTGAGGACGTGCGCTTCATCAACCGACAGCGCGGGGCCGGCACGCGCATCCTGCTGGACCACCACCTGAAGACCGCGGGCATCAAGCCCGAGCAGGTGTGCGGCTACGACAAGGAAGAGTTCACGCACATGGCCGTGGCCGTGAACGTGCTCACGGGCGCGGCCGACTGCGGTCTGGGCATATACGCAGCGGCCAAGGCCCTGGACCTGGATTTCGTCGAACTGGCCCGCGAGCGCTACGACCTGCTCATCCCAACGCGCTTCCTGGACGATCCGCGCATCGCGGCCCTGCTGGCCATGGTCCGCTCGCCCGAGTTCCAGGCCAAGATCAGAGGCCTGGGCGGCTACGAGACGAACTTGACCGGCCAGATCATGCGGCCCGGCATGGGGTTGGAAGGATAG
- a CDS encoding zinc-dependent alcohol dehydrogenase, with product MKAVCWFGKGDVRVENVPEPKIINPHDAIIKVSLTAICGSDLHLYDGYMPTMEKGDILGHEFMGEIVEVGREVRNLKKGDRVVVPFPISCGRCYFCQKDMWSLCDNTNPNAWMAEGMYGFAGAAIFGYSHLLGGYAGGQAEYVRVPFADVGHVKIPADLPDEKVLFLSDILPTGYQAAEYCGIQPGDIVAVWGCGPVGQFAIKSAYLLGAEHVIAIDRIPERLRLAETFGGAETLNYEENEDVVEELKQRTGGRGPDACIDAVGLEAHGTGLGIIYDKVKQTLRLETDRPYALRQAIQACCKGGTVSIPGVYAQFADKFPIGSAFAKGLTFKMGQTHVHKYMRPLLERIQKGEIDPSAIISHRIRLDDAPIAYRKFREKEDCHIKIVLKP from the coding sequence ATGAAAGCAGTCTGTTGGTTCGGCAAAGGCGACGTGCGGGTGGAGAATGTGCCCGAGCCCAAGATCATCAATCCGCACGACGCCATCATAAAGGTCTCGCTTACGGCCATCTGCGGCTCCGATCTCCACCTCTACGACGGCTACATGCCGACCATGGAGAAGGGCGACATACTTGGGCACGAATTCATGGGCGAGATCGTCGAGGTCGGTAGGGAGGTGCGCAACCTCAAGAAAGGCGACCGCGTGGTCGTGCCCTTCCCCATATCCTGCGGACGCTGCTACTTCTGCCAGAAGGATATGTGGTCCCTGTGCGACAATACCAATCCCAACGCCTGGATGGCCGAGGGCATGTACGGCTTCGCGGGCGCGGCAATCTTCGGTTACTCGCATCTCCTGGGCGGCTATGCCGGAGGGCAGGCCGAGTACGTGCGCGTACCCTTCGCCGATGTCGGGCACGTGAAAATCCCCGCCGACCTCCCCGACGAGAAGGTGCTCTTCCTGTCCGACATACTGCCCACAGGCTACCAGGCCGCCGAGTACTGCGGCATACAGCCCGGAGACATAGTGGCCGTCTGGGGCTGCGGCCCCGTTGGTCAGTTCGCCATCAAGAGCGCCTATCTGCTCGGGGCCGAGCACGTCATCGCCATCGACCGCATCCCCGAGCGCCTGCGCCTGGCCGAGACCTTCGGCGGCGCGGAGACCTTGAACTATGAGGAAAACGAGGACGTCGTCGAGGAATTGAAGCAGCGCACCGGGGGACGCGGGCCGGATGCCTGCATCGACGCCGTGGGCCTGGAAGCGCACGGCACGGGGCTCGGCATCATATACGACAAGGTCAAGCAGACGCTGCGCCTGGAGACGGACCGTCCCTACGCTCTACGCCAGGCAATCCAGGCCTGCTGCAAGGGCGGCACGGTCTCCATTCCCGGCGTGTACGCGCAGTTCGCCGACAAGTTCCCCATCGGCTCCGCATTCGCCAAGGGCCTAACCTTCAAGATGGGCCAGACGCACGTGCACAAATACATGCGCCCGCTGCTCGAGCGCATCCAGAAAGGCGAGATCGATCCGTCAGCGATCATCTCGCACCGTATTCGCCTGGATGACGCGCCCATAGCCTATCGGAAGTTTCGGGAGAAGGAGGACTGCCATATCAAGATCGTACTCAAGCCATAA
- a CDS encoding phosphatase PAP2 family protein codes for MHVLNELAARLSGAASLLLLLGLFILLRFIVLYVGRLLWETTRRVYNRLSKGGIWERTEGFLDELRQRYPRFMGFLDARFTPRRFSGLPLTLLFLAAAYIAGLSLELLDEVLEANEIVVMDQAVNQALAAWRSPTAVLVFTWITNLGSTETLTAVSIVSTGFLFAHRRVVYVLPLWLCIAGSQLTTWAGKYAIAKPRPEFLVGVEAFSPSFPSAHATGAAAVYGFIAYILIRDLTNSTRRFEIGYWTAVLVLLVTFSRVFLSVHFLSDVTAGLIVGGFWLLVGVATAELLARREHGSSK; via the coding sequence ATGCACGTGTTGAATGAGCTTGCCGCCAGGCTGAGCGGAGCGGCCTCCCTGCTCCTCCTGCTGGGCCTGTTCATACTGCTGCGCTTCATCGTGCTGTATGTAGGCCGGCTGCTGTGGGAAACGACGCGACGTGTCTACAACCGACTTTCCAAGGGCGGTATATGGGAACGCACGGAAGGCTTCCTGGATGAGCTGCGCCAGCGCTACCCCAGATTCATGGGCTTCCTCGACGCCCGTTTCACCCCCCGGCGCTTCAGCGGGCTGCCGCTGACGCTCTTGTTTCTGGCCGCGGCATACATTGCCGGGCTTTCCCTGGAGCTTCTGGACGAGGTGCTGGAAGCCAATGAAATCGTGGTCATGGATCAAGCCGTGAATCAAGCCTTGGCGGCCTGGCGTTCCCCGACGGCCGTGCTCGTCTTCACCTGGATCACGAACCTCGGCTCCACCGAGACCCTGACCGCCGTGTCCATCGTTTCCACGGGCTTTCTGTTCGCCCATCGTCGCGTCGTGTACGTGCTGCCTCTGTGGTTGTGCATTGCCGGCTCGCAGCTCACGACCTGGGCGGGCAAGTACGCCATCGCCAAGCCGCGCCCGGAGTTCCTCGTGGGCGTGGAGGCCTTTTCCCCGTCCTTTCCCAGCGCCCACGCCACTGGCGCGGCAGCGGTCTACGGCTTCATCGCCTACATCCTGATCCGGGACCTGACCAACTCCACGCGACGCTTCGAGATCGGCTACTGGACCGCAGTGCTCGTCCTGCTGGTCACCTTCAGCCGGGTCTTCCTGAGCGTGCACTTCCTGAGCGATGTGACCGCTGGGCTCATCGTGGGCGGGTTCTGGCTCCTGGTCGGCGTGGCCACGGCAGAGCTGCTCGCTAGGCGTGAGCACGGTTCTTCGAAATAA
- a CDS encoding glucokinase translates to MKRILAADIGGTNSRFASFTTDGLSLVLEDMLRLPTKQFGSFLELVDALEGEGFPASLRRSDMTVIAVAGAVRERVYAKPPNIPWEIDFSHGREIFGEGGYFLINDFVAQAFGCQTDAAVGAREIKPGTAQEDAALAAIGAGTGLGHCALLPDLCGGYIAAPSEAGHASFAFMGPEEQEYERFLLARTGKPYAYGDIVVTGLGLSLVHGFLTDEDLDPAGVSARLTEDCATTAWFARFYGRACRNYALSVLAMRGVHVVGGVAAKNPMLVMHPNFRQEFVESPNYGWLLREIPVYLNDNEDSGLWGAAFYGLMNLR, encoded by the coding sequence ATGAAAAGGATTCTGGCCGCGGATATCGGGGGAACCAACAGCCGATTCGCCTCCTTTACGACCGATGGCTTGAGCCTGGTCCTGGAGGATATGCTGCGTTTGCCCACCAAGCAGTTCGGGTCGTTCCTGGAGTTGGTGGACGCCCTGGAAGGCGAAGGGTTTCCGGCCTCCCTCCGGCGTAGCGACATGACGGTCATCGCCGTGGCCGGCGCGGTGCGCGAGCGGGTCTACGCCAAGCCGCCTAACATACCCTGGGAGATCGACTTCTCTCACGGCCGGGAGATATTCGGCGAGGGCGGTTACTTCCTCATTAACGACTTCGTGGCCCAGGCCTTCGGCTGTCAGACCGACGCGGCAGTCGGCGCGCGCGAGATCAAGCCCGGCACGGCCCAGGAGGACGCGGCTCTGGCCGCAATAGGCGCAGGCACGGGCCTTGGCCATTGCGCGCTGCTGCCTGACCTGTGCGGCGGATACATCGCCGCGCCGTCAGAGGCGGGTCATGCCTCCTTCGCCTTCATGGGGCCCGAGGAGCAGGAGTACGAGCGCTTCCTGCTGGCCAGGACCGGCAAGCCCTACGCCTATGGCGACATCGTGGTCACCGGCCTTGGGCTGTCGCTTGTGCACGGCTTTTTGACCGACGAGGATCTGGACCCTGCCGGGGTCTCGGCCCGCCTGACGGAAGACTGCGCCACCACGGCCTGGTTCGCGCGCTTCTACGGCCGGGCCTGCCGCAACTACGCCCTGAGCGTGCTGGCCATGCGCGGCGTCCATGTGGTAGGAGGCGTGGCGGCCAAGAATCCCATGCTGGTCATGCACCCGAACTTCCGCCAGGAGTTCGTGGAGTCGCCGAATTATGGCTGGCTGCTGCGTGAGATCCCGGTGTACCTGAACGACAACGAGGACAGCGGGTTATGGGGAGCAGCCTTTTACGGTCTTATGAACCTGCGTTGA
- a CDS encoding HDOD domain-containing protein, protein MTKLSLDQLRPGMRLAADLQSDMGRFLLAKGTELDDSHMRIMRIWGVTAVEVESEEKQDQTPEAPPAALATAQEIMRLRLRLNDLEYPAIKELFRLCSSRLVRSINLNPNKAKAFLSNKPSGSSSGVLEKLEGKYRSTPEAILGSGDVTLASLPAFLSELVDIINNPRCSALEIARVVERDTTLTARLLRIVNSPFYGFPSKVDTISRAVTVIGSRQLTTLAMGVAAIHSFQDIPEGLVDMRDFWRHSLMCGFACRILASYTNTPNSERFFVSGLLHDIGRLALYKNRPRESAEVLATARALRESSERVERKLFGFDHGALGGHLLKTWNFPLVLENSVRYHHSPMGSPSFRETAMVHFSDVLAWALDQDGLEMVVPPLNATVWESLGLPAVSLSAVVEQLEFLYNQTARYFLGDE, encoded by the coding sequence ATGACAAAGCTATCCTTGGACCAATTACGGCCGGGCATGAGGCTGGCCGCCGACCTGCAATCCGACATGGGCCGCTTCCTGTTGGCCAAGGGCACCGAGCTGGACGACAGCCACATGCGCATCATGCGCATTTGGGGCGTGACCGCCGTCGAAGTGGAGAGCGAAGAGAAGCAGGATCAGACCCCGGAAGCGCCTCCCGCCGCCCTGGCTACAGCCCAGGAGATCATGCGCCTGCGGCTTCGGCTCAACGACCTCGAATATCCGGCCATCAAGGAACTGTTCAGGCTCTGCTCCTCGCGCCTGGTTCGGAGCATCAACCTGAACCCCAATAAGGCCAAGGCTTTCTTGTCCAACAAGCCCTCGGGCTCGTCTTCCGGAGTGCTGGAAAAGCTGGAAGGCAAATACCGATCCACTCCCGAAGCCATCCTGGGCAGCGGGGATGTGACCCTGGCCTCCCTGCCCGCATTCCTGTCCGAGCTGGTGGACATCATCAACAACCCACGCTGCTCCGCGCTGGAGATCGCCCGCGTGGTGGAGAGGGATACCACGCTCACGGCCAGGCTTCTGCGCATCGTAAACAGCCCCTTTTACGGCTTTCCCTCCAAGGTCGATACCATTTCGCGGGCCGTGACCGTCATCGGCAGCCGGCAGTTGACCACTTTGGCCATGGGCGTGGCCGCCATCCATTCCTTCCAGGATATTCCCGAGGGATTGGTGGATATGCGCGACTTCTGGCGGCACAGCCTCATGTGCGGCTTTGCCTGCCGCATTCTGGCCAGCTACACCAACACGCCGAATTCCGAACGGTTCTTTGTCTCGGGCCTGCTGCACGACATCGGCCGGCTGGCTTTGTACAAGAACCGGCCCAGGGAATCAGCGGAGGTGTTGGCAACGGCCCGGGCTTTGCGCGAGTCAAGCGAGCGGGTGGAGCGCAAACTTTTCGGCTTCGACCACGGCGCCCTGGGCGGCCATCTGCTCAAGACCTGGAATTTCCCCCTGGTGCTCGAAAATTCCGTCCGCTACCACCATTCGCCCATGGGCAGTCCGAGCTTCCGCGAGACGGCCATGGTGCATTTTTCGGATGTGCTGGCCTGGGCCCTGGATCAGGATGGGCTGGAAATGGTCGTCCCTCCGCTAAACGCCACGGTCTGGGAGTCCTTGGGCCTGCCTGCTGTTTCGTTGTCGGCGGTCGTGGAGCAGCTTGAGTTTCTGTACAATCAAACAGCCCGGTACTTCCTCGGCGATGAATAA
- a CDS encoding carbon-nitrogen hydrolase — MQRFTVGLIQMAPEKTKDASIAKAADMVERAARAGARLVCLPELFATAYFCQTEDHAHFGLAESLPGPTTEAMAEVARKAKVTLVAPIFERRAPGVYHNSQAVIGPDGKILGIYRKMHIPDDPGFYEKFYFTPGDLGFASFDTPVGPVGTLICWDQWFPEAARLTAMTGAMILFYPTAIGWQPAEKDEFGAEQRDAWMTIQRSHAIANGLFVAAVNRVGTETASDGSEIEFWGSSFIAGPFGKILAQASTDKEEIVLAEVDPAECERTRQIWPFLRDRRIDAYEGMCRRFLK, encoded by the coding sequence ATGCAACGCTTTACCGTGGGGCTCATCCAGATGGCCCCGGAAAAAACCAAGGACGCGAGCATCGCCAAGGCTGCAGACATGGTCGAGCGCGCGGCCCGCGCCGGCGCGCGGCTGGTCTGCCTGCCCGAGCTGTTCGCCACGGCCTATTTCTGCCAGACCGAGGACCACGCCCACTTCGGGCTGGCCGAGAGCCTGCCCGGTCCGACCACCGAGGCCATGGCCGAGGTTGCCCGCAAGGCCAAGGTCACGCTCGTGGCGCCCATCTTCGAGCGCCGCGCGCCGGGCGTGTACCACAACAGCCAGGCGGTCATCGGGCCGGACGGAAAGATACTGGGCATCTACCGCAAGATGCACATCCCGGACGATCCCGGCTTCTACGAGAAGTTCTACTTCACGCCCGGCGACCTGGGCTTCGCCAGCTTCGACACTCCCGTGGGGCCGGTCGGCACGCTCATCTGCTGGGACCAGTGGTTCCCGGAGGCCGCTCGGCTTACGGCCATGACCGGCGCGATGATCCTGTTCTATCCCACGGCCATCGGCTGGCAGCCGGCCGAGAAGGACGAGTTCGGGGCCGAGCAGCGCGACGCCTGGATGACCATCCAGCGCTCCCACGCCATCGCCAACGGCCTGTTCGTGGCCGCCGTGAACCGCGTGGGCACGGAAACCGCCAGCGACGGCAGCGAGATCGAATTCTGGGGCTCGTCGTTCATCGCCGGACCTTTCGGCAAGATCCTGGCCCAGGCCTCCACGGACAAGGAGGAGATCGTGCTGGCCGAGGTCGACCCCGCCGAGTGCGAGCGCACGCGCCAGATCTGGCCGTTTTTGCGCGACCGGCGCATCGACGCCTACGAGGGCATGTGCAGGAGGTTTCTCAAGTGA
- a CDS encoding DUF389 domain-containing protein: MRQLVVHVPRGQGGKVLDMARDLDGRNMALLESRDGGDQDLVLLHVSNGKVEDMLDRLGNMDQASVTLNPQPILPINLATEKIADQVRDVELRSPVEVVLGSMRSIGSWKGFLGYAAASGAVTWIGLTTNAWYLLTAGMLIAPFAQPAMNGAIATAIGDGKMFLHSLGRYFASLATSILLAWLLSLAIGPQTPTQLMSQIASVSMVAFVLPVVAGAAGAINLLQTEGDNLVSGAGVGLLVAASLAPPATLVGMGAALGQWSFAATGLFQLLLQLTGINVAGGLVFALFGVRPHSSRFTQGRRGMLGLLLAVMAMAFAGLIFLQVRADPTFQGGSKAQTALNVMDQSMRERGDAVLVDSQARFLQTGLGKDPAVLAQAWVMPKIGNLNRKDREGLRGEISDYLQERLNSRVSGAPVLLTVTLLDKPPKAAP, translated from the coding sequence ATGCGGCAGCTCGTAGTGCATGTCCCTCGGGGGCAAGGCGGCAAGGTCCTGGACATGGCCCGTGACCTGGATGGCCGGAACATGGCCCTGCTGGAATCACGGGACGGCGGCGACCAGGATCTGGTCCTGCTGCACGTGTCCAACGGCAAGGTGGAAGACATGCTGGATCGGCTCGGAAACATGGACCAAGCCAGCGTAACCCTGAATCCGCAGCCCATACTTCCGATAAACCTGGCCACGGAGAAGATCGCCGATCAAGTGCGCGACGTGGAGCTGCGCAGCCCCGTGGAGGTGGTGCTCGGCAGCATGCGCAGCATCGGCTCATGGAAGGGCTTCCTGGGCTATGCAGCGGCCTCGGGCGCGGTGACCTGGATCGGACTGACCACCAATGCCTGGTATCTACTCACGGCGGGCATGCTCATCGCCCCCTTTGCCCAGCCGGCCATGAACGGAGCCATTGCCACGGCCATCGGGGACGGCAAGATGTTCCTGCACAGCCTGGGCCGCTATTTCGCGTCCTTGGCCACGAGCATTCTGCTGGCTTGGCTGCTGAGCCTAGCCATAGGGCCGCAAACGCCCACGCAGCTCATGTCGCAAATCGCCAGCGTATCCATGGTGGCCTTCGTGCTGCCCGTGGTGGCGGGAGCGGCCGGAGCCATCAACCTGTTGCAAACCGAGGGCGACAACCTCGTTTCCGGCGCGGGCGTGGGCCTGCTCGTGGCCGCATCCCTGGCACCGCCCGCCACATTGGTAGGCATGGGCGCGGCCCTCGGCCAATGGTCCTTTGCGGCCACGGGCCTGTTTCAACTCCTGCTCCAGCTCACTGGCATCAACGTGGCCGGGGGCCTGGTCTTCGCCCTGTTCGGCGTACGCCCGCACTCCAGCCGCTTCACCCAGGGCCGGCGCGGAATGCTCGGCCTGCTGCTGGCGGTCATGGCGATGGCTTTCGCCGGGCTCATCTTCCTGCAGGTTCGCGCGGACCCGACCTTTCAGGGCGGCAGCAAGGCCCAGACGGCCCTGAATGTCATGGATCAATCAATGCGGGAGCGCGGGGATGCGGTGCTGGTGGATTCCCAGGCGCGTTTTCTTCAAACGGGCCTAGGCAAGGACCCGGCCGTCCTGGCGCAAGCCTGGGTAATGCCCAAGATCGGAAACCTGAACCGGAAGGACAGAGAAGGCCTGCGCGGGGAGATCAGCGACTATCTGCAGGAACGCCTGAACAGCCGGGTCTCGGGAGCGCCGGTCCTGCTGACGGTAACCCTGCTGGATAAGCCGCCGAAGGCCGCGCCATGA
- a CDS encoding sensor histidine kinase, translated as MSFCTIKQPGTSSAMNNTKELKHQVRQLESRIEFLEEQKRFTLDLLEAASSLGDFQTAIGRLQDPSIILQETASRIQQLLSMRTQAIYLVDERDSDFKPAFCSPAEDSEFVAENLAHLIDKGIFAWALREKRPVFISGKDGVSRFVLHALATSSRVRGMYLGVLSDKPGEVYDYSLALLSILLANSANALESFELYKWINKINQDLEQKVRALATSEQELKRHRYHLQELVGERTVELNKVVDRLKDSVREKDILHKEVHQRVTGNLQAIMGLLSLQSERAGDDVVRGALGESQARVRALCLIQESLYRAGNIANVEFQPYLASLTQELLQSLASGRADIELGLDAQNVTLGMDQAVSCGLIVNELLANCLGHAFPGGRSGRIGVGLRLRGAECSLFVEDDGVGLSLGSESREPQSLGFQFVRSLAAQLGGRLDFTRLDPGTRVSVTFSPCGTQSGALPV; from the coding sequence TTGAGTTTCTGTACAATCAAACAGCCCGGTACTTCCTCGGCGATGAATAACACCAAGGAACTCAAGCATCAGGTGCGCCAGCTGGAATCCAGGATCGAGTTCCTGGAGGAGCAGAAGCGCTTCACCCTGGACCTGCTGGAGGCCGCCTCCTCGCTGGGCGACTTCCAAACCGCCATAGGCAGGCTGCAGGACCCGTCGATCATTCTTCAGGAAACCGCCAGCCGCATCCAGCAGCTTTTATCCATGCGCACGCAAGCCATCTACCTGGTGGACGAGCGCGACTCGGACTTCAAGCCTGCCTTCTGCTCTCCCGCCGAAGACAGCGAGTTCGTGGCCGAGAACCTGGCCCATCTCATCGACAAGGGCATCTTCGCCTGGGCCCTGCGCGAGAAGCGGCCCGTGTTCATCAGCGGCAAGGACGGCGTCAGCCGTTTCGTGCTGCACGCCCTGGCCACCAGCTCGCGCGTGCGCGGCATGTACCTGGGAGTGCTCTCGGACAAGCCCGGCGAGGTCTACGACTATTCCCTGGCGCTTTTGTCCATCCTGCTGGCCAACAGCGCCAACGCTCTGGAGAGCTTCGAGCTGTACAAGTGGATCAATAAGATCAACCAGGACCTGGAGCAGAAGGTCAGGGCCCTGGCCACGTCCGAGCAGGAGCTCAAGCGGCACCGCTACCATCTCCAGGAACTCGTGGGAGAGCGTACGGTCGAGCTCAATAAGGTTGTGGACAGGCTCAAGGACTCCGTGCGCGAGAAGGACATTCTGCACAAGGAAGTGCATCAGCGGGTCACGGGCAATCTCCAGGCAATCATGGGGCTGCTCAGCCTGCAGTCCGAGCGTGCCGGGGACGACGTCGTGCGCGGGGCCTTGGGCGAGTCGCAGGCGCGCGTCCGCGCCCTGTGCCTTATCCAGGAGAGCCTGTATCGCGCGGGGAACATCGCCAATGTCGAGTTTCAGCCCTACCTTGCCAGCCTGACACAAGAGCTGCTGCAATCCTTGGCTTCGGGCCGCGCCGACATCGAGCTTGGCCTGGACGCTCAGAATGTGACCCTTGGCATGGACCAGGCTGTGTCCTGCGGCCTGATCGTTAATGAGCTGCTCGCCAACTGTCTCGGCCATGCCTTCCCTGGCGGGCGGTCGGGACGCATTGGCGTCGGGCTCCGCCTGCGGGGTGCCGAATGCAGCCTTTTCGTGGAAGACGACGGCGTCGGCCTGTCTTTAGGTTCTGAGAGCCGCGAGCCGCAATCGCTGGGTTTCCAATTCGTGCGAAGCCTGGCGGCCCAGCTTGGCGGCCGTCTGGACTTCACCCGTCTCGATCCCGGCACCCGCGTCAGCGTGACCTTCAGCCCTTGCGGCACCCAGTCTGGAGCTCTTCCCGTATAG
- a CDS encoding 2-hydroxymuconate tautomerase family protein, protein MPFVNIKITREGATAEQKAELIRGVTELLRDVLGKNPATTVVVIDEVDTDNWGIGGETVTVRRKQGR, encoded by the coding sequence ATGCCCTTCGTGAACATCAAGATTACCCGCGAGGGGGCCACGGCCGAGCAGAAGGCCGAACTCATCCGAGGCGTCACCGAGTTGTTGCGCGACGTGCTGGGCAAGAACCCGGCCACCACCGTCGTGGTCATCGACGAGGTGGACACGGATAACTGGGGCATCGGCGGCGAGACGGTCACGGTACGCCGTAAGCAGGGCCGCTAG